The following are encoded in a window of Geobacter metallireducens GS-15 genomic DNA:
- a CDS encoding tRNA (cytidine(34)-2'-O)-methyltransferase: MPEKPPFHIVLIEPEIPPNTGNIARLCGATGTVLHLVGKLGFSTDDRYLKRAGLDYWSEVEIHYWDDLAALQHAYPEGRFIYTSKKAAKTHIEAAFKEGDFIVFGKETVGLPEELIEANRENTVRIPIFGKVRSLNLSTSAGIVLYEALRQTGRLEGC; this comes from the coding sequence ATGCCTGAAAAGCCACCATTCCACATCGTCCTCATCGAGCCGGAAATCCCCCCTAACACCGGCAACATCGCCCGCCTCTGCGGCGCAACCGGCACCGTGCTTCACCTGGTGGGGAAACTGGGCTTTTCCACTGACGACCGCTATCTCAAGCGGGCGGGGCTCGACTACTGGAGCGAGGTGGAGATCCACTACTGGGACGACCTTGCAGCGCTTCAGCACGCCTATCCGGAGGGCCGATTCATCTATACGAGCAAGAAAGCGGCGAAAACACACATCGAAGCGGCGTTCAAGGAGGGGGACTTCATCGTTTTCGGGAAGGAGACGGTGGGGCTGCCTGAGGAACTTATCGAGGCCAATCGGGAAAACACCGTGAGAATCCCCATTTTCGGCAAGGTCCGCAGCCTCAACCTCTCAACCTCGGCGGGAATCGTTCTTTACGAGGCACTCCGCCAGACCGGGAGGCTCGAAGGATGCTGA
- a CDS encoding HsmA family protein, with translation MLKLGIIYMNLALLFYTYAVFNGRREGLHRKHLIVFGIGLLFDYLGTHQMSLYARAFGKAPEWHNLTGILSLAGMGFHFLLALAASLARRAERVNRTFHRVSLTIYTLWCIAFASGALAGMGRIMARH, from the coding sequence ATGCTGAAGCTCGGCATCATCTACATGAACCTGGCGCTTCTCTTCTACACTTACGCCGTATTCAACGGCAGGAGGGAGGGGCTTCACCGCAAGCACCTCATAGTGTTCGGCATCGGCCTGCTCTTCGACTACCTGGGCACCCACCAGATGAGCCTCTATGCCAGGGCCTTCGGCAAGGCCCCCGAGTGGCACAATCTGACCGGCATCCTGTCGCTGGCAGGGATGGGGTTCCACTTCCTGCTGGCCCTCGCCGCCTCACTCGCCCGCCGGGCTGAACGGGTCAACCGCACCTTTCACCGGGTGAGCCTCACCATCTACACCCTCTGGTGCATCGCCTTCGCCAGCGGAGCCCTGGCCGGGATGGGGCGGATCATGGCCCGGCACTGA
- a CDS encoding ArnT family glycosyltransferase translates to MKTIVPLKEVVKKGTPEATVEAVRTPGVWWVVILCVAWVVPGLVGHDPWKADEPYTFGLVNHILRTGDWVVPTLAGEPFLEKPPLFFITAAGFARLFSPLMPLHDAARLAAGFYSLVALLFAGLSGRELFGKGKGRIAALLVLGCIGLQPTAHKLITDTALFAGFSVALYGLALCSRRHLTGGFLLGTGTGMGFMAKGLLAPGLLGLIAMALPLAASEWRSRRYAVTLAVALVAAAPWFVVWPYALYLKAPHLFDEWLWVQNFGRFLGHNDLGPKNKPGFYLYTLPWYAWPALPLAIPSVVKERSWRRSGSPLLLPLTAFVVMLAVLSLSRDARGLYALPMLLPLGFLAVRGEELLNGRFARGLNSAAVVIPTVAALLLWGGWLAMTTGVPAVVSDAILRRHPHDPVVRPFLVVTALLYTVAWGVAVWRCRRIGPRFSVIWGAGMVMVWGVVMTLWLPWQDAGKSYRGVAASLVQAMSPHACISSRGLGESERAMFEYLAGIVTKRVEVGAPVGCTLHLDQLRSEPKDSPPAAGWVKVWEGRRPGSNDERFVLWRRGDIPGRSRVSAGP, encoded by the coding sequence ATGAAGACGATAGTTCCGCTGAAAGAGGTAGTGAAAAAAGGCACCCCTGAAGCGACGGTGGAGGCAGTCCGGACGCCGGGCGTCTGGTGGGTCGTCATCCTCTGCGTTGCCTGGGTTGTGCCGGGACTCGTGGGACATGACCCCTGGAAGGCCGACGAACCCTACACTTTTGGGCTGGTTAACCATATCCTCCGGACGGGCGATTGGGTTGTGCCGACCCTGGCGGGGGAGCCGTTTCTCGAGAAACCACCCCTCTTCTTCATTACCGCTGCCGGTTTCGCCCGGCTCTTCTCGCCGCTGATGCCGCTCCACGATGCGGCGCGTCTTGCCGCAGGTTTCTATTCCCTTGTTGCACTCCTCTTTGCGGGCCTGTCCGGCCGCGAGCTGTTCGGCAAGGGGAAGGGACGGATCGCGGCGCTTCTTGTCCTTGGATGCATCGGTCTGCAACCGACAGCCCACAAGCTCATTACCGACACGGCTCTCTTCGCCGGTTTTTCGGTGGCTTTGTACGGATTGGCGCTCTGTAGCCGCCGCCATCTGACCGGCGGATTTCTCCTCGGCACCGGCACCGGTATGGGGTTCATGGCCAAGGGGCTCCTCGCACCGGGGCTTCTCGGGCTGATTGCGATGGCCCTCCCACTGGCTGCAAGTGAGTGGCGAAGCCGCCGGTACGCCGTGACCTTGGCGGTCGCGCTGGTTGCGGCGGCACCGTGGTTTGTGGTCTGGCCCTACGCCCTCTATCTCAAGGCGCCCCATCTGTTTGACGAGTGGTTGTGGGTCCAGAATTTCGGGCGGTTCCTGGGACACAACGATCTTGGCCCCAAGAATAAGCCCGGTTTCTATCTCTATACCCTGCCGTGGTACGCCTGGCCTGCTCTCCCTCTGGCCATTCCGTCCGTCGTGAAGGAGCGGTCGTGGCGCCGGAGCGGTTCTCCTCTCCTCCTTCCGTTGACGGCATTCGTGGTCATGCTGGCAGTTCTGAGCCTCTCCCGTGACGCGCGAGGCCTCTACGCCCTTCCGATGCTCCTGCCGCTTGGGTTTCTGGCGGTGCGAGGAGAGGAGTTGCTGAACGGGCGCTTCGCCAGGGGGCTGAACAGTGCAGCGGTTGTCATCCCCACGGTAGCGGCTCTGCTTCTTTGGGGCGGCTGGCTTGCCATGACTACGGGGGTTCCTGCCGTGGTCTCAGACGCGATCCTGCGACGGCATCCCCACGATCCGGTGGTCAGGCCATTCCTGGTGGTAACGGCGCTGCTCTATACGGTGGCATGGGGGGTGGCAGTCTGGCGCTGCAGGCGTATTGGGCCCCGTTTCAGCGTCATATGGGGGGCGGGGATGGTTATGGTGTGGGGAGTTGTCATGACACTGTGGCTTCCGTGGCAGGACGCGGGGAAAAGCTATCGCGGCGTGGCGGCGTCGCTTGTTCAGGCGATGTCGCCCCATGCCTGTATCTCCAGCAGGGGACTCGGCGAATCGGAGCGGGCGATGTTCGAATATCTGGCCGGCATCGTCACGAAACGGGTGGAAGTTGGAGCGCCGGTGGGCTGCACGTTACACCTTGACCAGTTGCGGAGCGAGCCGAAGGATAGCCCTCCCGCGGCCGGATGGGTGAAGGTATGGGAGGGGAGAAGGCCGGGAAGCAATGACGAGCGGTTTGTTCTCTGGCGGCGCGGCGATATCCCGGGTCGGTCCAGGGTCAGTGCCGGGCCATGA
- a CDS encoding HD domain-containing protein translates to MDTSSLAGLHRWFADYCRTFHNDNEEHNRNIRLKEEHTAKVCAVMEILADSLALSPEDRRIAVAVALFHDIGRFEQYRRFRTFKDSSSVNHAELGGRVLAEGKVLAGLPEEEQRLIIGAVGLHNVFRIPAMLGDRQRLFLRLIRDADKLDIWRVFIEFYGQPAEERASAVSLGFPDIPECTPAVLDTLLRGEMVDLATLRTLSDFKLLQLSWVFDLNFPRSRELVRERGYVELIADTLSRTKCVERAIGVVRAALCARGGEA, encoded by the coding sequence ATGGATACTTCCTCTCTTGCTGGACTCCACCGCTGGTTTGCCGATTACTGCCGCACATTTCACAACGATAACGAGGAGCACAACCGGAACATCCGGCTCAAGGAGGAGCACACCGCAAAGGTCTGCGCGGTCATGGAGATTCTCGCCGATTCCCTGGCACTTTCTCCGGAAGACCGCCGCATCGCCGTTGCGGTAGCGCTGTTCCACGACATCGGACGGTTCGAGCAATACCGCCGCTTCCGTACCTTCAAAGATAGCTCTTCGGTTAATCACGCTGAACTCGGGGGGCGGGTTCTGGCTGAGGGAAAGGTGCTGGCGGGGCTTCCCGAGGAGGAGCAGCGTCTCATCATTGGCGCGGTCGGTCTCCACAACGTCTTCCGGATTCCCGCGATGCTGGGTGATCGGCAGCGGCTCTTCCTCCGACTGATCCGCGATGCCGACAAACTCGACATTTGGCGGGTCTTCATCGAGTTCTATGGCCAGCCGGCAGAAGAACGGGCATCGGCGGTGAGCCTTGGCTTCCCCGATATCCCCGAGTGTACCCCGGCGGTGCTTGACACGCTCCTGCGAGGAGAGATGGTAGACCTTGCCACGCTCCGGACCCTGAGCGACTTCAAGCTTCTTCAGCTCTCCTGGGTGTTCGATCTCAATTTCCCCCGCTCCCGGGAACTGGTACGGGAACGGGGCTACGTGGAACTTATTGCTGACACCCTTTCCCGTACGAAATGTGTGGAACGTGCGATTGGAGTTGTCAGGGCGGCGCTTTGCGCACGGGGCGGTGAAGCTTGA
- a CDS encoding class II fructose-bisphosphate aldolase translates to MAPYSAAFEKALQVGRPPNIQKLFPNSKALIVSGKVVDRAMLVKGKAIAMAANGRNYFVIRGALMAAQRANCPIIIEIAKSEGGQKAYCAVNYWNMARIVDALCNELGITVPVAIHADHYGIKNDKDLAAAKVEIPTMFEAGITSIAIDASHLPDDQNLLANLDINPFIPAWAGLETEVGEIKGNQGLSTVDEAKFLIQGLNAHGIHPDWIALNNGTTHGLEASAAGIQVELTAGIHKALEPYKVNGAQHGTSGNSSERLREIANQTATTKANVATALQMISWGLEVNDYGNAQLDADGNFIKVKGEGMTEELWAEIVAYADSKGWKKGDYKNLNLPFENKLLAQPKDIRDRMAKRVEDFAYKMMTEVFNGKDTAPLAIEAILKAGTYDVGSKGSLIEDKSRWTKEQIVERAKTIVSDKGPEGNFED, encoded by the coding sequence ATGGCACCGTACTCCGCAGCTTTCGAGAAGGCCCTCCAGGTGGGCCGCCCACCCAACATCCAGAAGCTTTTCCCCAACTCCAAGGCACTCATCGTGAGCGGCAAGGTGGTGGACCGGGCCATGCTCGTCAAGGGAAAGGCCATAGCCATGGCCGCCAACGGCCGCAACTACTTCGTGATCCGCGGCGCCCTCATGGCGGCCCAGCGGGCCAACTGCCCCATCATCATCGAAATCGCCAAGTCGGAAGGTGGCCAGAAGGCATACTGCGCGGTCAACTACTGGAATATGGCCCGCATCGTGGATGCCCTCTGCAACGAACTCGGCATCACCGTGCCGGTCGCCATTCATGCCGACCACTACGGCATCAAGAACGACAAGGATCTGGCCGCCGCCAAGGTGGAGATTCCGACCATGTTCGAGGCGGGGATCACCTCCATCGCCATTGATGCCTCCCATCTCCCCGACGACCAGAACCTCCTGGCCAACCTTGACATCAATCCCTTCATCCCGGCGTGGGCAGGTCTCGAGACCGAGGTGGGGGAGATCAAGGGGAACCAGGGTCTTTCCACGGTGGACGAGGCGAAGTTCCTGATCCAGGGGCTTAACGCCCATGGAATCCATCCCGACTGGATCGCCCTCAACAACGGCACCACCCACGGCCTCGAGGCATCCGCCGCCGGTATCCAGGTGGAGCTCACCGCAGGGATCCACAAGGCTCTGGAGCCCTACAAGGTGAACGGCGCCCAGCACGGCACCTCTGGCAACAGCTCCGAGCGGCTCCGCGAGATCGCCAATCAGACCGCCACCACCAAGGCAAACGTGGCCACCGCCCTGCAGATGATCTCCTGGGGCCTGGAAGTGAACGACTACGGCAATGCCCAGCTTGACGCCGACGGGAACTTCATCAAGGTAAAGGGTGAGGGGATGACCGAGGAACTCTGGGCCGAGATCGTGGCCTACGCTGATTCGAAGGGGTGGAAGAAGGGTGATTACAAGAACCTGAACCTCCCCTTCGAGAACAAGCTCCTGGCCCAGCCGAAGGATATCCGCGACCGGATGGCCAAGCGGGTCGAGGATTTCGCCTACAAGATGATGACCGAGGTCTTCAACGGGAAAGACACCGCACCCCTTGCCATCGAGGCGATCCTCAAGGCTGGTACTTACGATGTCGGGTCGAAGGGTAGCCTCATCGAGGACAAGTCCCGATGGACCAAGGAGCAGATCGTGGAGCGGGCCAAAACGATTGTGAGCGACAAGGGCCCCGAAGGGAACTTCGAAGATTAG